Proteins found in one Miscanthus floridulus cultivar M001 chromosome 4, ASM1932011v1, whole genome shotgun sequence genomic segment:
- the LOC136548833 gene encoding dehydration-responsive element-binding protein 1A-like, producing MCPIKKETCAESGSPCSSPSASSTSLEHHQTVWTSPPKRPAGRTKFRETRHPVFRGVRRRGNAGRWVCEVRVPGRRGCRLWLGTFDTADVTAGAHDAAMLAIAGGACCLNFADSVWLLAVPASASSYASIADVRRAVAEAVESFLRREGAAAEVDDARSAASSTSSSPASDDDEAEESSSATEDSPAFELDVFNDMSWDLYNASLAQAMLMEPPPTVTTAFCDDVMVEVGDFSSIIMVLDYSHTYIRFLQWLVVHRLFVQLVSSPV from the coding sequence ATGTGCCCAATCAAGAAGGAGACGTGCGCCGAGTCCGGCTCGCCGTGCAGCTCGCCCTCGGCCTCCTCCACCTCGCTGGAGCACCACCAGACAGTGTGGACGTCGCCGCCGAAGCGCCCCGCGGGGCGCACCAAGTTCCGGGAGACGCGGCACCCGGTGTTCCGCGGCGTCCGGCGCCGGGGCAACGCCGGGCGGTGGGTCTGCGAGGTGCGCGTGCCGGGGCGGCGCGGCTGCAGGCTCTGGCTCGGCACCTTCGACACCGCGGACGTCACGGCCGGCGCTCACGACGCCGCCATGCTCGCCATCGCCGGCGGCGCGTGCTGCCTCAACTTCGCAGACTCGGTGTGGCTGCTCGCCGTGCCGGCCTCGGCCTCGTCGTACGCCAGCATCGCCGACGTCCGCCGCGCCGTGGCGGAGGCCGTGGAGAGCTTCCTGCGACGCGAAGGGGCGGCCGCGGAGGTGGACGACGCGCGCTCGGCCGCGTCCTCGACGTCGTCATCCCCGGCGAGCGATGACGACGAAGCCGAGGAGTCGTCTTCGGCTACCGAGGATTCACCGGCGTTCGAACTGGACGTGTTCAATGACATGAGCTGGGACCTGTACAATGCGAGCTTGGCGCAGGCGATGCTCATGGAGCCACCGCCCACAGTCACCACCGCGTTCTGCGACGACGTCATGGTTGAGGTGGGGGATTTCAGTTCAATCATCATGGTACTCGATTACTCGCATACGTACATCCGTTTCCTGCAATGGCTTGTTGTTCATCGTTTGTTTGTGCAGCTGGTATCCAGTCCAGTGTGA